One region of Acaryochloris thomasi RCC1774 genomic DNA includes:
- a CDS encoding D-hexose-6-phosphate mutarotase, with product MKTEQLNTQYGIADQLQFIDGKGGFPNVEISNGKAKALISVYGGQILSYQPANEPEDLLFLSTRAYYQQGKAIKGGTPICWPWFGPDPEGLGRASHGFVRNRLWTVMGTHTTEDGATAVTLGVVNTPETTEIWPQTFELSITYTVGETLSIELKTQNTGSQEFSISQALHTYFKIGDINRVQVLGLNGSDYIDKVDGGQQKTQQGVVEFSEECDRIYTEPPAKLIIDDAALDRRINITSEGSKTAVVWNPWVENSASMGDLEDTDYQRLLCVETANAAQDIVNVLPGQAMSIKAHYSIER from the coding sequence ATGAAGACTGAGCAACTCAACACCCAGTACGGCATTGCAGATCAGCTCCAGTTCATTGACGGCAAAGGAGGTTTCCCCAACGTTGAGATCAGTAATGGAAAAGCAAAAGCCTTAATCTCCGTGTACGGCGGCCAAATTCTGTCCTATCAGCCCGCTAATGAGCCCGAAGATCTTCTATTCCTCAGCACAAGAGCCTATTATCAGCAGGGCAAAGCCATTAAGGGGGGGACCCCCATCTGCTGGCCTTGGTTTGGTCCCGATCCAGAGGGATTAGGGCGTGCCAGCCATGGATTTGTTCGCAATCGACTGTGGACCGTGATGGGCACTCATACGACTGAAGATGGGGCCACCGCAGTCACTCTCGGAGTCGTCAATACGCCAGAGACGACAGAAATTTGGCCACAGACCTTTGAACTTTCGATCACCTACACGGTGGGTGAGACGCTGTCGATAGAGCTGAAAACTCAAAATACCGGCAGTCAGGAATTTTCAATCTCTCAGGCTCTCCATACCTATTTCAAGATTGGCGATATCAACCGGGTGCAGGTGTTGGGCTTAAACGGCTCCGATTATATCGATAAAGTTGACGGTGGGCAGCAGAAAACACAGCAGGGTGTGGTGGAGTTCTCTGAAGAATGCGATCGCATCTATACCGAACCTCCTGCCAAGCTAATCATCGACGATGCAGCCCTAGATCGCCGCATCAACATCACCTCTGAAGGCAGCAAAACCGCCGTTGTTTGGAACCCTTGGGTCGAGAACTCCGCCAGCATGGGTGACTTAGAAGACACCGACTATCAACGTTTGCTCTGTGTGGAGACCGCCAACGCTGCCCAAGATATCGTTAACGTCTTGCCCGGTCAGGCCATGAGCATCAAAGCCCATTACTCCATTGAGCGTTGA
- a CDS encoding low temperature requirement protein A, producing the protein MIRKLASGCFRPMRPRDVNEAHRAATPLELLFDLVTVIAIAAAATGLHHAIAEGHFVDGTLRFAAAFFGIWWAWMNYTWFASAYDNDDALFRLLTMVLMGGALTMAAGIHLFFESTNLTLVVIGYVIMRLALVVLWLRAARSDPASRRTALWYAGGITLAQVYWVVLLLSQPLPRVLFYILFALGTILELTVPALAERNGSTSWHRHHIVERYGLLIIIVLGETLLSSSMALEQVSDGFDGQLVSIALVALVIVFSMWWLYFSPEEHLATNELSRALTWGYGHILIFASGAAVGAGFAVLVDVVTDHAKVGVLAGHYAVAIPVALYLVGLWLVRDRFTFSGAAQYILPVFAGLILIVPLLLSLEGVATLMVLCVLVRNYTTCKV; encoded by the coding sequence ATGATTCGCAAACTCGCTTCAGGCTGCTTCCGTCCCATGAGACCGCGCGATGTGAACGAAGCGCACCGGGCAGCGACGCCGTTGGAGTTGCTATTCGACTTGGTGACCGTCATTGCGATCGCAGCGGCAGCGACCGGGCTGCATCATGCCATTGCCGAGGGGCATTTCGTCGATGGCACTCTCCGGTTCGCAGCAGCCTTTTTTGGCATCTGGTGGGCCTGGATGAACTACACCTGGTTTGCCTCTGCATACGATAACGACGATGCCCTGTTTCGTTTGTTAACGATGGTGCTCATGGGCGGCGCATTGACGATGGCGGCTGGCATTCATCTGTTCTTTGAATCAACTAACCTGACCCTAGTGGTGATTGGGTATGTGATTATGCGTCTTGCCCTAGTCGTGCTTTGGCTTCGAGCAGCTCGATCCGACCCAGCATCTCGGAGAACTGCACTATGGTACGCAGGTGGAATCACACTGGCACAGGTGTATTGGGTCGTTCTGCTATTGAGTCAGCCCCTACCAAGGGTTTTGTTCTATATTCTGTTTGCGTTGGGAACCATCCTAGAGCTGACGGTCCCTGCCCTTGCCGAGCGCAATGGCAGCACGTCATGGCATCGGCATCACATTGTCGAACGGTATGGCCTGCTGATCATCATTGTTCTCGGTGAAACACTGCTGTCTAGTTCAATGGCACTTGAGCAGGTCTCTGATGGTTTTGACGGTCAGTTAGTCTCTATCGCGTTGGTAGCGCTAGTGATTGTGTTCTCGATGTGGTGGCTATATTTTTCACCAGAAGAACATTTAGCAACAAACGAGCTGTCGAGGGCGCTGACTTGGGGATATGGACATATTCTCATTTTTGCGTCCGGTGCAGCGGTTGGTGCAGGCTTTGCTGTGCTAGTTGATGTGGTAACAGATCATGCGAAGGTCGGTGTACTCGCTGGTCATTATGCTGTAGCCATTCCGGTGGCGCTTTACCTAGTGGGCTTGTGGCTTGTGCGTGATCGGTTCACCTTTAGTGGTGCAGCACAATACATACTCCCGGTCTTTGCTGGATTGATTCTGATTGTGCCGTTGCTGCTGTCGCTGGAAGGGGTTGCTACACTAATGGTGCTTTGTGTATTGGTCAGGAACTACACAACCTGCAAGGTATGA
- a CDS encoding nuclear transport factor 2 family protein, protein MQTNDAERIRSLFDANASQAYGDGAAKSGEAFFRWLDSDIIERQGRVENAQLAVNGNEVVVTGQYRSIGYASEANFLLTVENGRIINWRMRY, encoded by the coding sequence ATGCAAACGAACGACGCGGAACGGATACGTTCGCTGTTCGATGCCAACGCCTCACAGGCATATGGGGATGGGGCTGCGAAGTCGGGAGAGGCATTTTTTCGTTGGCTTGATAGCGACATCATTGAGCGCCAAGGTCGAGTTGAGAACGCGCAGCTCGCTGTCAACGGCAACGAAGTGGTCGTGACCGGCCAGTATCGCAGTATAGGCTACGCGAGCGAGGCCAACTTCCTACTGACAGTTGAAAATGGGCGCATTATCAACTGGCGTATGCGGTATTGA
- a CDS encoding SDR family oxidoreductase, with product MPNYDLTDKVVLVAGGAKNLGGLISREFAGKGANVVVHYHSQSSQQEAESTVQAVQKLGREAFSIQSDLTKPENVTTLFEQAKDRFGRVDVAVNTVGKVLRKPIVETTEAEFDSMFDINAKTAYFFIKEAGKHLNDNGKIITIVTSLQAAFTDGYSTYAGGKAPVEHFTRAAAKEFASRGISVTAIGPGPMDTPFFYGQETPERTEFHKSQAMGNQLTKIEDIVPIIRFLATEGWWITGQTIFANGGYTTR from the coding sequence ATGCCTAATTATGATTTGACTGATAAGGTTGTGCTGGTTGCCGGGGGTGCCAAGAATCTAGGTGGACTGATTAGTCGAGAGTTTGCCGGTAAAGGAGCCAATGTAGTTGTTCACTACCACAGCCAATCCTCCCAGCAGGAGGCTGAATCGACCGTGCAGGCCGTTCAAAAATTGGGCCGAGAAGCATTTTCGATCCAGAGCGACCTGACGAAGCCAGAGAATGTCACTACTTTGTTCGAGCAGGCTAAAGATCGATTTGGCAGAGTAGATGTGGCTGTAAATACCGTCGGTAAAGTGCTGCGCAAGCCAATTGTCGAGACGACTGAAGCTGAATTTGATTCAATGTTCGATATCAACGCAAAAACAGCCTACTTTTTCATTAAAGAGGCAGGTAAACATCTCAATGACAACGGCAAGATTATTACCATCGTGACATCGCTACAGGCTGCATTTACTGACGGTTACTCAACCTATGCGGGCGGTAAAGCCCCCGTAGAACACTTCACTCGTGCAGCGGCTAAGGAGTTTGCCTCCCGTGGCATCTCCGTCACCGCTATTGGCCCTGGACCCATGGACACCCCCTTCTTCTATGGACAGGAAACACCCGAGCGCACAGAGTTCCACAAGTCCCAAGCAATGGGCAATCAACTGACTAAAATTGAAGATATTGTCCCTATCATCAGGTTCCTAGCAACTGAGGGTTGGTGGATTACTGGGCAAACAATTTTCGCCAATGGCGGTTACACCACTCGGTAG
- a CDS encoding LysR family transcriptional regulator — translation MHSLQQLFIQVVEAGSFKKAAEQMHMEPSSLSRKIAALEKHLHVKLLHRSTRHTRPTELGQQYYEGLRRLLDDEIALEDEITSGVKRLKGTLRVSAPVDFGAEFVVPVVHEILKSAPELSVELLLGSHFINLVEQNIDVAVRIGEASKSNLLAKKIGEVSRVLVASHDYLKRYGTPNTPDDLVNHNFILYSPIQARSDIEFADGNKYPYSKIRSNITVNSVNAIRTLVKDGLGIHLGPAWVFKEALENGDVYKVLSKYNLKSFPIHAVYSARAYLPKKTEEFIQQLSRYIERSI, via the coding sequence ATGCACAGCCTCCAGCAGCTATTTATCCAGGTTGTTGAAGCAGGCAGCTTCAAGAAGGCCGCCGAACAGATGCACATGGAGCCATCATCTCTAAGCCGTAAGATAGCGGCACTTGAGAAGCACTTACATGTGAAATTGCTGCATCGTTCAACACGTCACACCCGTCCAACCGAGCTTGGCCAGCAATACTACGAAGGCCTGCGTCGGTTACTCGATGATGAAATAGCTCTGGAAGATGAGATAACCAGTGGTGTCAAGAGACTCAAGGGAACGCTCAGAGTTAGCGCACCCGTTGACTTTGGCGCTGAATTCGTTGTACCAGTTGTCCATGAGATACTGAAAAGTGCACCTGAGCTGTCCGTGGAATTATTGCTCGGTAGCCATTTCATCAACTTGGTTGAGCAAAATATTGATGTTGCAGTCCGGATCGGAGAAGCGTCGAAATCTAACTTGCTTGCCAAGAAAATTGGTGAAGTTTCCAGGGTTCTTGTAGCCAGTCACGACTATTTAAAGCGCTACGGTACGCCGAATACACCTGACGATTTAGTCAATCACAACTTCATTCTATACTCGCCAATTCAGGCTAGAAGTGATATCGAGTTTGCTGATGGTAATAAATATCCCTATTCAAAAATACGAAGCAACATCACCGTCAATAGCGTGAATGCAATTCGAACTTTAGTTAAAGATGGATTGGGCATTCATTTAGGGCCAGCTTGGGTATTTAAAGAGGCCTTGGAAAATGGAGATGTTTACAAAGTTCTATCAAAGTACAATTTAAAAAGCTTTCCTATTCATGCTGTCTATTCAGCCCGAGCATATCTACCTAAAAAAACAGAAGAGTTTATCCAACAGCTATCAAGGTACATAGAACGTAGTATTTAA